The following are encoded together in the Nodosilinea sp. PGN35 genome:
- a CDS encoding sodium:solute symporter family protein has protein sequence MIWIDWAIVVVYLVFSLALGLYLSRRAAGGLVEFFVSGRSLPWWLAGTSMAATTFSIDTPLYIAGVVGTRGIAGNWEWWSFGIAHVVMIYVFARLWRRSEIITDAELTELRYGGTTAAWLRGIKAFLFAVPINCIGIGYAMLAMVKVIDALGLWQSFGIEPGENLKLLSVVGVSALVLLYAGFSGLWGVVATDFFQFFLALLGAIIVAVAAVVNLGGMGSLVEQVRAAGGTDLLAFVPLERAPGGWYRWSETAGITVSTFLAYVTLQWWAFRRSDGGGEFIQRLAASKTEAEAEKAAWFFNILHYVIRTWPWVIVALAAVVIYPNLEDRELGYPMLMLDFLPPVLLGVVVASLIAAFMSTVSTLINWGASYLTNDLYGRFVRPGATAAELVLAGRLASVIVTGLGAIAAFYSQDVATVFRLVIAIGTGPGLVLILRWFWWRINAAAELASMLAGFIVGLVTSVVPILTIDDFGLRLLVTTLITTAIWVSTMVLTAPETDATLDAFYSKVLPGGPGWARQRQRTGLEPAQALGRDLLRAGAALLLLLGAMLGAGGFLLYQPVTGWFWLVVAVAGWVGLRRLRQPALPMPRPELDDQPR, from the coding sequence GTGATTTGGATTGACTGGGCCATTGTGGTGGTCTATCTGGTCTTCAGCCTGGCCCTGGGCCTTTACCTGTCGCGCCGGGCAGCGGGCGGGCTGGTGGAGTTTTTTGTGTCGGGGCGATCGCTGCCCTGGTGGCTGGCGGGCACCAGCATGGCGGCCACGACCTTTTCTATCGACACGCCGCTCTACATTGCTGGGGTGGTGGGCACCCGAGGCATCGCTGGCAACTGGGAGTGGTGGAGCTTTGGCATTGCCCACGTGGTGATGATCTACGTCTTCGCCCGCCTGTGGCGACGCTCTGAAATCATCACCGATGCCGAACTGACGGAGCTGCGCTACGGCGGCACTACGGCGGCCTGGCTGCGGGGCATTAAAGCCTTTTTGTTTGCGGTGCCAATCAACTGCATCGGCATTGGCTACGCGATGCTGGCTATGGTCAAGGTGATCGACGCCCTGGGTCTGTGGCAGTCCTTCGGCATTGAGCCGGGGGAAAACCTCAAACTGCTCAGCGTTGTGGGCGTCAGCGCTTTGGTGCTGCTCTACGCGGGCTTTTCGGGCCTGTGGGGGGTGGTGGCGACCGATTTCTTTCAGTTCTTTTTGGCCCTGCTGGGGGCGATCATCGTGGCGGTGGCGGCGGTGGTCAACCTGGGCGGTATGGGCAGTCTGGTCGAACAGGTGAGAGCCGCAGGGGGCACCGACCTGCTGGCCTTTGTGCCCCTAGAGCGGGCACCGGGGGGCTGGTACCGCTGGAGCGAGACCGCTGGCATTACCGTCAGCACCTTTTTGGCCTACGTCACCTTGCAGTGGTGGGCCTTTCGCCGCAGCGACGGCGGCGGTGAGTTTATCCAGCGGCTGGCGGCCTCTAAGACTGAGGCCGAGGCCGAAAAGGCGGCCTGGTTTTTCAACATTTTGCACTACGTGATCCGCACCTGGCCCTGGGTGATTGTGGCCCTCGCCGCCGTGGTGATCTACCCCAACCTGGAGGATCGCGAGCTGGGCTACCCGATGCTGATGCTCGACTTTTTGCCCCCAGTGCTACTGGGGGTGGTGGTGGCCTCGCTGATTGCCGCCTTTATGAGCACGGTTTCAACGCTAATTAACTGGGGCGCATCGTACCTCACTAACGATCTGTACGGGCGCTTTGTGCGGCCCGGGGCTACCGCAGCAGAGCTGGTGCTGGCCGGACGGTTGGCCTCGGTGATAGTGACGGGGCTGGGGGCGATCGCCGCCTTCTATTCCCAAGATGTTGCCACCGTGTTTCGGTTGGTGATTGCGATCGGCACCGGGCCGGGCCTGGTGCTGATTCTGCGGTGGTTTTGGTGGCGCATCAACGCCGCCGCCGAACTGGCCTCTATGCTGGCCGGATTCATCGTGGGGCTGGTGACCAGCGTTGTTCCTATTCTCACCATTGACGACTTTGGCCTGCGGCTGCTGGTCACGACCCTGATCACGACGGCGATCTGGGTGAGCACCATGGTGCTCACCGCCCCCGAGACTGACGCCACGCTGGATGCCTTTTACAGCAAGGTACTCCCCGGTGGCCCTGGCTGGGCTCGCCAGCGCCAGCGCACCGGCCTGGAACCCGCCCAAGCTCTGGGACGCGACCTGCTCCGAGCGGGAGCCGCCCTGCTGCTGCTGCTCGGAGCCATGCTGGGAGCAGGCGGCTTCTTACTCTACCAACCCGTCACCGGCTGGTTTTGGCTAGTGGTGGCGGTGGCGGGCTGGGTCGGGCTGCGACGGCTCCGCCAGCCCGCGCTGCCGATGCCAAGACCAGAGCTGGACGATCAGCCGAGGTGA
- a CDS encoding EAL domain-containing protein: MPGSLVHSRPDDDLLEPYRLTAPSAPAPTSHLPLGLGRLGLWALGLGAAVTLPSVLGLTRRCLKPSPRGRSQLKNHLRPLVEAANLTYWEIDLTSKTIWLFGDLTRPASPATDLRLTHAQFLSRFIPPEQVPELYQAFQAALETPGFFNLEHQIALPPGGDLRWVMARGQVLTDPLGQPHTVVGVAFDNTAKKRLELALSASEAQFKDILDNASVALSQLRAFADGSWHYAYFSAGHRRVYGFSDGDFFADPDLWHRRVHPEDLEAAIGPLKQSVAVPAQTASVALRFQHPNGSWRYIAQHYSSRRDEANDCWVVVIVSQDITETQQTELDLRASEARFSRLADNLPGVVYRYEQNPATGHHAFTYMSAGARSLYELEPEAMLNDITLACQVICPEDIAGLTAAIAESAQNLAPFEWRGRFVTASGTIKWVQSIANPERQADGTIVWDGLLFDISERARFEAERKSANLALSGERDLLESVMTTSVAAITVLAPDGQILFANSRAERVLGLTLSDITRRTYNSPEWRATNLDGSPRADEQQPFNMVLTTGEPVYDIRHAIEWPNGQRRVLSINGAPVKGSDGQIVRLVFSISDITDQLEAETALRASEAQLRLITENMSDLVCLHEPDGTLIYVSPSCQVILGYTPDEMIGQSPYQFFHPDDADWIEQGAHRDVLAGTVVPAAYRMRQRSGTYIWLETLTKPIFNEAHQVIGIQTTSRNITDKVEIQAQLEYDAGHDALTGLPNRTLLLQRLDAAIGQQHLQPCAVLFIDLDRFKVINDSLGHHIGDELLVAIAQKLCTTTRPEDLPARLSGDEFVVLLNGIAGVEQAIQVAERLLAEVRQPFALKDRDVFVSASIGIALCTPRHQTGADLLRDADIAMYRAKAGGKGRYALFDPQMHLQVLREMHLEETLRRALEHQELTLYYQPIVNLSNGQIKGFEVLARWPHSEYGMISPAEFIPIAEETGLIIPLGRWVLRTACSQFSRWRQRFPAVRAMGLSVNLSAVQLRDAAVVADIATLLTELNLPSDCLTLEITESLLIENVDHNLAVLQHIKSHGIRLSIDDFGTGYSSLSYLQRFPFSGLKVDRSFVTYLGTKAENPVLIKSILALADSLELDPVAEGIETEKQLEFLQANGCRYGQGFFFYRPMAAAQVEALLAEGPAPKTGGLGG, translated from the coding sequence ATGCCTGGAAGCCTTGTCCATTCTAGGCCTGACGACGATCTGCTAGAACCATACCGGCTCACCGCACCGTCAGCGCCGGCGCCGACGTCGCACCTGCCGCTGGGCCTGGGCCGTCTGGGGCTCTGGGCCCTGGGCCTGGGGGCGGCAGTCACGCTCCCCTCGGTACTGGGGCTGACGAGGCGCTGCCTCAAGCCCTCGCCAAGAGGGCGATCGCAGCTTAAAAATCATCTGCGCCCCCTGGTTGAGGCAGCCAACCTCACCTACTGGGAAATTGACCTGACCAGCAAGACCATCTGGCTGTTTGGCGACCTGACTCGGCCCGCGTCCCCGGCCACAGACCTGCGCCTCACCCACGCCCAGTTTCTCAGCCGCTTTATTCCCCCAGAGCAGGTGCCGGAGCTTTACCAGGCATTTCAAGCAGCCCTAGAGACCCCAGGTTTCTTTAACCTTGAGCACCAGATCGCCCTGCCCCCGGGCGGCGATCTGCGCTGGGTTATGGCTCGCGGCCAGGTGCTCACCGACCCCCTGGGGCAACCCCACACCGTCGTCGGCGTGGCCTTTGACAACACCGCCAAAAAGCGGCTCGAGCTGGCCCTCAGCGCCTCTGAAGCCCAATTTAAGGACATTCTTGACAACGCCAGCGTAGCGCTTTCCCAGCTGCGAGCCTTTGCCGATGGCAGCTGGCACTACGCCTATTTCTCCGCCGGGCACCGCCGGGTCTATGGGTTCTCAGACGGGGATTTTTTTGCCGACCCCGATCTCTGGCACCGTCGGGTTCATCCCGAAGACCTGGAAGCTGCGATCGGGCCGCTAAAGCAGTCCGTCGCCGTTCCCGCCCAGACAGCCAGCGTTGCACTTCGCTTTCAGCACCCCAACGGCTCGTGGCGATACATTGCCCAGCATTACTCGTCTCGTCGCGACGAGGCCAACGACTGCTGGGTGGTTGTCATCGTCAGCCAAGACATTACCGAAACCCAGCAGACCGAACTCGACCTGCGCGCCAGCGAAGCCCGCTTCAGCCGCCTGGCTGACAACCTGCCGGGGGTAGTCTATCGCTACGAGCAGAACCCCGCCACGGGGCACCACGCCTTTACCTATATGAGCGCCGGAGCCCGCAGTCTCTACGAGCTAGAGCCCGAGGCCATGCTCAACGATATCACCCTGGCCTGTCAGGTCATCTGCCCGGAAGATATCGCGGGGCTGACAGCGGCGATCGCCGAGTCGGCTCAAAACCTCGCTCCCTTTGAATGGCGGGGACGGTTTGTCACGGCGAGCGGCACCATCAAATGGGTACAGAGCATTGCCAACCCAGAACGGCAAGCCGACGGCACCATCGTATGGGACGGGCTGCTGTTTGACATCAGCGAAAGGGCCCGGTTTGAAGCCGAGCGTAAGTCTGCCAATCTGGCCCTGAGCGGCGAGCGTGACCTGCTCGAAAGCGTCATGACTACCAGCGTGGCAGCCATTACAGTCCTGGCCCCCGACGGCCAGATTTTATTTGCCAACAGCCGCGCCGAAAGGGTGCTGGGACTAACCCTCAGCGACATTACCCGGCGCACCTACAACTCGCCCGAGTGGCGCGCCACCAACCTCGACGGCAGCCCTCGCGCCGACGAGCAGCAGCCCTTTAATATGGTGCTGACTACAGGCGAACCCGTCTACGACATTCGCCACGCCATCGAATGGCCCAACGGCCAGCGGCGCGTCCTCTCCATTAACGGTGCCCCCGTCAAAGGCAGCGACGGCCAGATCGTCAGGCTGGTGTTTAGCATCAGCGACATCACCGACCAACTTGAGGCCGAAACGGCGCTGCGGGCTAGCGAGGCTCAGCTGCGGCTGATCACCGAAAATATGAGCGACCTGGTCTGCCTCCACGAACCCGACGGTACGCTGATCTACGTCAGCCCCTCGTGTCAGGTAATTTTGGGTTACACCCCTGACGAAATGATCGGTCAAAGCCCATACCAGTTCTTCCACCCAGACGATGCCGACTGGATTGAGCAGGGGGCTCACCGAGATGTCTTAGCGGGTACCGTGGTGCCAGCAGCCTACCGCATGCGGCAAAGGTCGGGAACCTACATCTGGCTCGAAACCCTAACCAAGCCAATTTTCAACGAAGCGCACCAGGTGATCGGCATTCAAACCACCTCCCGCAACATCACCGACAAAGTCGAAATTCAGGCCCAACTCGAGTATGACGCTGGCCACGATGCCCTCACCGGGTTGCCCAACCGCACCCTGCTACTCCAGCGGCTCGATGCCGCCATCGGTCAGCAACACCTACAGCCCTGTGCTGTCCTGTTTATCGACCTCGACCGGTTCAAGGTGATCAACGACAGCCTTGGCCACCACATTGGCGACGAGCTGCTGGTGGCTATTGCCCAAAAGCTCTGCACCACCACCCGCCCCGAAGACCTGCCTGCCCGCCTGAGCGGCGACGAGTTTGTGGTGTTGCTCAACGGCATCGCCGGGGTAGAGCAGGCGATTCAGGTGGCCGAGCGGCTGCTGGCCGAAGTGCGCCAGCCCTTTGCGCTCAAAGACCGAGATGTCTTTGTCAGCGCCAGCATTGGCATTGCCCTCTGCACCCCGCGCCATCAAACTGGCGCAGATCTGCTGCGCGATGCCGATATTGCCATGTACCGAGCCAAGGCGGGGGGGAAGGGGCGCTATGCTCTGTTTGACCCCCAGATGCACCTGCAAGTGCTGCGCGAAATGCACCTGGAGGAAACCCTGCGCCGAGCCCTTGAGCACCAGGAGCTGACCCTGTACTACCAGCCCATTGTCAATCTCAGCAATGGCCAAATTAAAGGCTTTGAGGTGTTAGCTCGCTGGCCCCACAGCGAGTACGGCATGATCTCTCCGGCGGAGTTTATTCCCATTGCGGAAGAAACTGGACTGATTATTCCCCTGGGGCGGTGGGTATTGCGGACGGCCTGCAGCCAGTTTAGCCGGTGGCGACAGCGGTTTCCGGCGGTGCGGGCCATGGGCCTGAGCGTCAATCTCTCCGCCGTGCAGCTGCGCGATGCCGCCGTGGTGGCCGACATCGCCACCCTGCTAACTGAGCTGAACCTGCCCAGCGACTGCCTCACCCTAGAAATTACCGAAAGCCTGCTAATTGAGAATGTTGACCACAACCTGGCCGTACTCCAGCACATTAAGAGCCACGGCATTAGGCTCAGCATTGACGACTTTGGCACTGGCTACTCGTCCCTCAGCTATCTTCAGCGGTTCCCTTTCAGCGGGCTGAAGGTCGATCGCAGCTTTGTCACCTACCTGGGCACCAAGGCCGAAAACCCGGTGCTGATCAAGTCGATTTTGGCCCTGGCCGACAGCCTGGAGCTAGACCCCGTAGCGGAGGGCATCGAGACCGAAAAACAGCTGGAATTTCTACAGGCCAACGGCTGCCGCTACGGCCAGGGGTTCTTTTTTTATCGGCCTATGGCCGCCGCGCAGGTTGAAGCACTGTTGGCCGAGGGGCCCGCGCCTAAAACTGGCGGTCTGGGTGGGTGA
- a CDS encoding tetratricopeptide repeat protein — protein MKLRYVFVLLGLGLVVGAIPGRGYAQTPSEPAILEPGAVEPEAMDLEGLEPVPPAPETTGAEVAEPGLSAIGAYNLGVERYNSGDYTAALEAFDLAIEKDPSLSNAYLYRGLIYADQGDYNRALTDLNQALSADPSNANALFARGSVYYRQGDSSQAQADFNTALEINPDSVGAYLYRGLIDTQQGRHDLAIEDFSTAIELNPNNPSAYVLRGFALERVSNYTEAVADFSRAIELNGDLPRAYMGRGVAYYHLGLFDAALSDLNQAVGRDPSLARAYLNRSHVYFRQGRPNRALQDLDRALELNPSLAEAYMSRGTVRANQGDLRGAQQDFASVLQLNPDSAMAYKQKGDALLQAGDPTAAIADYTEALFLEPAYAAAFKARGDARLSTGDVFGAIDDYSQAIAAEPSYLAAYSARGSAYLQVNQPQNAYQDLTQAIASAPTSADPKLFYNRGVVRARLGDDAGARRDFEQAAQLFLQQGEAAGYRQTLNQMSQL, from the coding sequence ATGAAACTGCGTTACGTTTTTGTGCTGTTAGGTCTGGGCCTGGTTGTCGGGGCGATCCCTGGGAGGGGCTACGCCCAGACTCCCTCTGAACCTGCGATTTTAGAACCCGGAGCCGTTGAGCCCGAGGCCATGGATCTCGAAGGTCTTGAACCTGTCCCCCCTGCACCCGAAACCACTGGCGCGGAAGTTGCTGAGCCCGGCCTCTCGGCGATCGGTGCCTATAACCTGGGGGTCGAGCGCTACAACAGCGGTGACTATACCGCCGCCCTCGAAGCCTTTGACCTGGCGATCGAAAAAGATCCCAGCTTGTCTAACGCCTACCTGTACCGGGGGCTGATCTACGCCGACCAGGGCGACTACAACCGCGCCCTCACCGACCTCAACCAGGCCCTGAGCGCTGACCCCAGCAATGCCAATGCCCTGTTTGCTCGGGGTAGTGTCTACTATCGCCAGGGCGACTCCAGCCAGGCCCAGGCCGATTTCAACACCGCCCTGGAGATCAATCCGGACTCGGTGGGGGCTTACCTCTATCGCGGTCTGATCGACACCCAGCAAGGCCGCCACGACCTCGCCATCGAAGATTTTTCCACCGCCATTGAGCTCAACCCCAACAATCCCTCGGCCTACGTGCTGCGGGGCTTCGCCCTAGAGCGGGTCAGCAACTACACCGAAGCCGTTGCCGACTTTAGCCGGGCCATTGAGCTGAATGGCGATCTCCCCCGCGCCTACATGGGGCGGGGGGTGGCCTACTACCACCTGGGGTTGTTTGACGCCGCCCTCAGCGATCTCAACCAGGCCGTGGGCCGTGACCCTTCCCTGGCGCGAGCCTACCTCAACCGCAGCCATGTGTACTTCCGCCAGGGGCGGCCCAACCGGGCGCTGCAAGATCTAGATCGCGCCCTTGAGCTAAATCCCAGTCTGGCTGAGGCCTATATGAGCCGAGGTACGGTGCGGGCCAATCAGGGCGATCTGCGCGGCGCTCAGCAAGACTTTGCCAGCGTGCTTCAGCTCAACCCCGACTCCGCCATGGCCTACAAGCAAAAGGGCGACGCCCTGCTGCAAGCGGGGGATCCAACCGCTGCGATCGCAGACTACACCGAGGCCCTGTTCCTAGAACCCGCCTACGCCGCCGCCTTCAAGGCCCGAGGCGATGCCCGACTGTCTACGGGCGATGTCTTTGGGGCGATCGACGACTATAGCCAGGCCATTGCCGCAGAACCCAGCTACCTGGCAGCCTACTCGGCGCGGGGCTCGGCCTATCTCCAGGTCAATCAGCCCCAAAATGCCTACCAAGACCTCACCCAGGCCATTGCCAGCGCCCCCACCAGCGCTGATCCCAAGCTGTTCTATAACCGGGGGGTGGTACGCGCTCGCCTCGGCGATGATGCCGGTGCCCGCCGCGACTTTGAGCAGGCTGCCCAGCTCTTTTTGCAGCAGGGTGAGGCCGCCGGATACCGGCAGACGCTGAATCAGATGAGCCAGCTGTAG
- a CDS encoding DUF3122 domain-containing protein produces MHSLWHTLRRILLALLLGGLLLLALAQPAIASIHTYREQPGQTTYRSRQSLRDQTGMAWQATVFKRYSDGTLQGTYLRLVGFPGQGFTDTQRDLVIETGTTARWTAPRQLDAQTQTLPEGVGQYRVDALLSELPGSMPLTLQVPLRGGGTARLVAAPYVVDEWLQLYRMAEDGASPRQA; encoded by the coding sequence ATGCATTCCCTCTGGCATACCCTACGGCGTATCCTGCTGGCTCTGCTGCTTGGCGGTTTGCTGCTGCTGGCCCTGGCTCAGCCGGCGATCGCCTCGATTCACACCTACCGCGAGCAGCCGGGGCAGACCACCTATCGCTCGCGTCAGAGCCTGCGCGATCAGACCGGTATGGCCTGGCAGGCAACGGTGTTTAAGCGCTACAGCGACGGCACCCTACAGGGTACCTACCTGCGGCTGGTGGGGTTTCCGGGCCAGGGGTTTACCGACACCCAGCGCGATCTGGTGATTGAAACTGGCACCACCGCCCGCTGGACGGCTCCGCGCCAGCTCGATGCCCAAACCCAGACCCTACCCGAGGGCGTCGGCCAGTACAGGGTTGATGCCCTGCTGTCTGAGCTGCCGGGCTCAATGCCGCTGACCTTGCAGGTACCGCTGCGGGGTGGCGGCACGGCACGGCTGGTGGCCGCGCCCTACGTGGTTGACGAGTGGCTGCAACTCTACAGAATGGCTGAGGACGGTGCGTCGCCTCGGCAAGCCTAA
- a CDS encoding DUF6464 family protein gives MLVIILIFVVGLAPAIVSAYLSVQAERNEKCSSTEVGATALGQSMLKLLDGNADMHYVDGLGYMIGDITCDLNARSPYLRCAMNPMGPCDGCSAYAPKVFDRQI, from the coding sequence ATGCTCGTCATTATTTTAATTTTTGTTGTCGGTCTTGCCCCGGCCATTGTGTCGGCGTACCTCAGCGTTCAGGCTGAGCGCAACGAAAAGTGCAGCAGCACTGAGGTCGGTGCGACGGCCCTGGGGCAGAGCATGCTCAAACTGCTCGACGGCAACGCCGATATGCACTATGTCGATGGTTTAGGCTACATGATTGGCGACATTACCTGTGATTTGAATGCGCGATCGCCCTATCTGCGCTGCGCCATGAACCCCATGGGCCCCTGCGATGGTTGCAGTGCCTACGCGCCCAAAGTCTTCGACCGCCAGATCTAG
- a CDS encoding peroxiredoxin yields the protein MALQLGDQVPNFTQQTSEGEIDFYSWAGDSWVVLFSHPADYTPVCTTELGSVARLKPEFEKRNAKVIALSVDNADSHQGWIGDINETQGVTVNYPIIADDDKKVSDLYGMIHPNANAKVTVRSVFVIDPSKKLRLTITYPPSTGRNFAEILRVIDSLQLTDNYSVATPVDWKDGEDVVVSPTIPTEEAKQRFPKGVTEIKPYLRMTPQPNK from the coding sequence ATGGCGCTTCAACTTGGCGATCAGGTACCTAACTTCACCCAGCAGACCAGCGAGGGTGAGATTGATTTTTACAGCTGGGCCGGCGATAGCTGGGTAGTGCTGTTTTCGCACCCCGCTGACTATACCCCCGTGTGCACCACTGAGTTGGGCAGCGTGGCCAGACTCAAGCCCGAGTTTGAAAAGCGCAACGCCAAAGTCATCGCCCTCAGCGTAGACAACGCCGACTCCCACCAGGGCTGGATTGGCGACATCAACGAAACCCAGGGTGTGACCGTCAACTACCCCATCATTGCTGACGACGACAAAAAGGTCTCTGACCTCTACGGCATGATTCACCCCAACGCCAACGCCAAAGTCACCGTGCGCAGCGTGTTTGTCATTGACCCCAGCAAAAAGCTGCGGCTGACCATCACCTACCCGCCGAGCACTGGCCGCAACTTTGCCGAAATTCTGCGGGTGATTGACTCGCTTCAGCTCACCGACAACTACAGCGTGGCCACCCCCGTAGACTGGAAAGATGGCGAAGACGTGGTAGTTTCCCCCACCATTCCCACCGAAGAAGCAAAGCAGCGCTTTCCCAAGGGCGTCACCGAGATTAAGCCCTACCTGCGCATGACTCCCCAACCCAACAAGTAG
- a CDS encoding flavin reductase family protein, which yields MLDEQAKKTLLRKIPHGLYICGVKDGDDLNGFTASWVMQASFQPPLVVNCVKNDSTSHAMVKASGVFALSFLEAGQKELAQNFFKPLRRVGNKFEDIEFYPGPETGCPIIKDTLGYVECRVVGAVEHGDHTVFVGEVVGAALHRDGDPLLLESTGWNYGG from the coding sequence GTGCTAGACGAGCAGGCTAAGAAAACGCTTTTGCGTAAGATTCCCCACGGTCTCTATATCTGTGGTGTCAAGGATGGGGACGACCTGAATGGCTTCACCGCCAGCTGGGTGATGCAGGCCTCCTTTCAGCCGCCCCTGGTAGTCAACTGCGTCAAAAACGACTCCACCTCCCACGCCATGGTCAAAGCTAGCGGTGTGTTTGCCCTCAGCTTTTTAGAGGCCGGGCAGAAAGAGCTGGCCCAAAATTTCTTTAAGCCCCTGCGCCGGGTCGGCAACAAGTTTGAAGACATTGAGTTTTACCCCGGCCCCGAAACCGGCTGCCCCATCATCAAAGACACCCTGGGCTACGTAGAATGCCGGGTGGTAGGCGCGGTCGAGCACGGCGATCATACCGTCTTTGTGGGCGAAGTGGTCGGTGCCGCCCTCCACCGTGACGGCGACCCCCTCCTGCTCGAAAGCACCGGCTGGAACTACGGCGGCTAG
- a CDS encoding phenylpyruvate tautomerase MIF-related protein encodes MPLIKIQTSIPTPDKAQVEGLLKDLSARLASHLGKPESYVMTAFEANVPMTFGGTTDPVCYVEIKSVGTMGGAKTRAMSQEFCTQLETALGVPKNRTYIEFADAPGAMWGWNGGTFG; translated from the coding sequence ATGCCCCTGATAAAAATTCAAACCTCTATTCCCACCCCCGACAAAGCCCAGGTTGAAGGGCTGCTCAAAGATCTGTCCGCCCGCCTGGCCAGCCATTTGGGTAAGCCCGAATCCTACGTGATGACAGCCTTTGAGGCCAATGTGCCGATGACCTTTGGCGGCACTACCGATCCCGTGTGCTATGTCGAGATCAAAAGTGTCGGCACCATGGGCGGTGCCAAAACTCGGGCTATGAGCCAGGAGTTTTGCACCCAGCTCGAAACCGCCCTTGGGGTGCCCAAAAATCGCACCTATATCGAGTTTGCCGATGCCCCCGGTGCCATGTGGGGCTGGAACGGCGGCACCTTTGGCTAG